The following coding sequences lie in one Pseudoalteromonas sp. Scap06 genomic window:
- a CDS encoding ABC transporter ATP-binding protein produces MHTQTAKKTALLTVNNVSWRVGNTLILEHINLSIERGKFVGLIGPNGAGKSSLLRCLYRFNQPSAGEVKFNNTDIWQLKSEDYAKQVAVVLQETPSQFNLSLFDVVALGLTPHKTLFSSTTQADKQKIAQAISHVGLESHSTQLFDSLSGGEKQRAFIARAIVQQPQLLIMDEPTSHLDVKYQIQLMELAKSLGITVFASFHDLNLAAAMCDELVVIKNGKVVDAGKPNKVVTEQILDEVFGVCAQVSTHPQSAASGEAIPHITYYYGYQ; encoded by the coding sequence TTGCACACTCAAACCGCTAAAAAAACTGCACTTCTAACCGTTAATAATGTCTCTTGGCGAGTGGGTAACACCTTAATCCTTGAGCATATTAATTTGAGTATTGAGCGTGGCAAGTTTGTTGGCTTAATTGGTCCTAATGGTGCGGGAAAATCGAGTTTACTGCGTTGCTTGTATCGATTTAATCAGCCGTCAGCGGGAGAGGTTAAATTTAATAACACCGATATTTGGCAACTAAAAAGCGAAGACTACGCCAAGCAAGTTGCCGTTGTGCTACAAGAAACACCGTCGCAATTTAACCTCTCGTTATTCGATGTTGTGGCTCTAGGGCTTACGCCACATAAAACGCTATTCAGTTCGACCACCCAAGCAGATAAACAAAAAATAGCTCAGGCTATTAGCCATGTGGGGCTTGAATCTCATAGTACTCAATTATTTGATTCGCTATCTGGCGGTGAAAAGCAACGAGCCTTTATTGCCCGCGCTATTGTGCAGCAACCGCAACTTCTTATTATGGATGAACCAACTAGTCACCTTGATGTGAAATATCAAATTCAACTGATGGAGCTGGCTAAATCTCTAGGGATCACGGTATTTGCGTCATTTCATGACTTAAATTTAGCTGCTGCTATGTGTGATGAGTTAGTGGTTATTAAAAATGGAAAAGTTGTTGATGCAGGTAAGCCAAATAAAGTGGTCACTGAGCAGATACTGGATGAGGTGTTTGGCGTTTGTGCACAAGTGAGCACTCACCCTCAATCAGCAGCTTCGGGTGAGGCTATTCCTCATATTACTTATTATTATGGATACCAATAA
- a CDS encoding DUF3545 family protein yields MDSLNEIIEILEGSDTSKKTSQKNKKRKWREIEAIKDKQRLRKELQELDYFADSIAIDELEF; encoded by the coding sequence ATGGATAGCCTAAACGAAATAATAGAAATATTAGAAGGTTCTGATACATCGAAAAAAACCTCTCAAAAAAATAAAAAAAGAAAATGGCGCGAAATAGAAGCAATAAAAGATAAGCAACGTTTGCGCAAAGAACTACAGGAGCTCGACTATTTTGCTGATAGTATTGCTATTGATGAGTTAGAGTTTTAA
- a CDS encoding porin, which produces MKFAKSSLCLALLSGLSFNALAEVDIYGKANVTVQSSDDGEGSFTEIKSNASRFGLKGSEKISDGLEAVYKFEFQVDVSDADSKGDKDNISARNQYVGFKGSFGQVVIGRNDTALKQAQGKLDLFNDLEGDIKNTFKGENRLGNSVSYASNSYEGFKVLASFIAEDDKDAKNGYSVALTYGDAGLKKSAVYAAVAADSEVNGYDVVRATVQGKIEDFRLGAMYQTQEKVDGSAEADGYLVNAAYLMGSNTFKVQYQTMDFDDSDDKSAVSVGVDHKLNKNLKVFGFYSSFDMDNNVDQDYLGLGMEYKF; this is translated from the coding sequence ATGAAATTTGCAAAATCGAGCCTATGCCTAGCCTTACTTAGTGGTTTATCTTTTAATGCGCTTGCAGAAGTAGACATTTACGGTAAAGCGAATGTAACCGTTCAATCATCTGATGATGGAGAAGGGTCGTTTACTGAAATTAAAAGTAATGCATCTCGTTTCGGACTTAAGGGGTCTGAAAAAATTTCAGACGGTTTAGAAGCTGTTTATAAGTTTGAGTTTCAGGTTGATGTGTCGGACGCTGACTCAAAAGGCGATAAAGATAATATTTCAGCGCGTAATCAATATGTAGGTTTTAAAGGTTCATTTGGTCAGGTAGTAATAGGCCGTAACGATACCGCGCTAAAGCAGGCGCAAGGTAAACTTGATTTATTTAATGACCTTGAAGGTGATATTAAAAACACGTTTAAAGGTGAAAACCGCTTAGGTAACTCAGTATCTTACGCTTCAAACTCATATGAAGGCTTTAAAGTATTAGCTTCATTTATTGCAGAAGATGATAAAGATGCCAAAAATGGTTACTCAGTGGCGTTAACTTATGGTGATGCTGGCCTTAAAAAGAGCGCTGTATACGCTGCTGTTGCTGCTGATAGTGAAGTAAATGGTTACGACGTAGTACGTGCAACAGTTCAAGGTAAAATTGAAGACTTTAGACTTGGTGCAATGTACCAAACACAAGAAAAAGTAGACGGTAGCGCTGAAGCTGACGGTTACTTAGTGAATGCAGCTTACCTAATGGGTAGCAACACTTTTAAAGTGCAATATCAAACAATGGATTTTGATGACAGCGATGATAAAAGTGCAGTATCGGTAGGTGTTGATCACAAGCTAAACAAAAATCTTAAGGTGTTTGGCTTTTACTCAAGTTTTGATATGGACAACAACGTTGACCAAGATTACCTAGGTTTAGGTATGGAATATAAGTTTTAA
- a CDS encoding cobalamin-binding protein, with product MLKRIILGLLLFAVYVPQALADKPLRIVALAPHIVENLYAIGAGDLIVGTLDYADYPQEATKIERIGGYNGISIEKLLMLKPDMVIAWKSGNQAEDLAQIKRLGIELHLSNPRSIEGVAKEILKLGQLTGRIEQSKKVAEAFTAKLNAIKAAQHNKTTLTGFYQLWPEPMMTVSKNTWINQLIETCQVTNVFADSDTDYPQISIENVIVTKPQVIIIPDEKSKRVIPTVNWQQWPEIPAVKYEQFISVNADLLHRFSPRMLDGLAQMCDKVEVSRELIKSQL from the coding sequence ATGTTAAAACGCATTATTCTTGGGCTGTTATTGTTTGCTGTTTATGTACCTCAAGCCTTAGCCGACAAGCCGCTTCGTATTGTGGCTTTGGCACCACACATAGTCGAAAATTTATATGCCATTGGGGCGGGTGATCTAATAGTGGGCACGCTGGATTACGCAGATTACCCACAAGAGGCGACTAAAATTGAGCGTATCGGCGGCTATAATGGCATTTCTATCGAAAAGTTACTCATGCTCAAGCCTGACATGGTCATTGCGTGGAAAAGCGGTAATCAGGCAGAAGATTTAGCACAAATTAAGCGACTAGGGATTGAATTGCATTTAAGTAATCCACGCTCTATTGAAGGCGTTGCTAAAGAAATACTAAAACTAGGTCAATTAACGGGTCGTATTGAGCAAAGTAAAAAGGTAGCAGAGGCATTTACAGCTAAGCTCAACGCAATTAAAGCCGCGCAGCATAATAAAACCACGCTTACTGGGTTTTATCAGCTGTGGCCTGAGCCTATGATGACGGTATCAAAAAATACCTGGATAAATCAGTTAATCGAAACCTGCCAAGTAACTAATGTATTTGCCGACAGCGACACAGATTACCCACAAATCAGTATTGAAAACGTGATAGTGACTAAGCCACAAGTTATTATTATTCCTGATGAAAAATCAAAACGGGTAATACCTACAGTTAATTGGCAGCAATGGCCTGAAATTCCGGCGGTTAAATATGAGCAATTTATTAGCGTTAACGCGGATTTATTACATCGTTTTTCCCCTAGAATGCTTGATGGATTAGCACAAATGTGTGACAAAGTTGAGGTATCTAGAGAACTTATTAAGAGTCAATTATGA
- a CDS encoding LysR family transcriptional regulator has translation MDIDLLKTFVEVVRTRHFGKAAENLYITQSAVSFRIRQLEQGLGVNLFIRQRNNIQLTAPGERLLPHAQMIITGMQRAKVDVALADNMHKQISLAGTPNIWDAFLQFGITNIVSAMPGVSLVAEVKAQQESTRLLLERTLDLAILFDPPKVDELVVERICELPIIPVSGYDTATGDNFFDNQYVYVDWGTTFSLWHARQFTGKTPPYFRTSTGRIALDLILQCGGSAFIPQVLVKDHLEKGELFHVKGVENTSRDVFVAYHRDNEQKELIETLVNLLSQMTPSLLKQSK, from the coding sequence TTGGACATAGATTTATTAAAAACATTTGTTGAAGTGGTGCGTACTCGCCATTTTGGTAAAGCGGCAGAAAACCTATACATAACGCAGTCTGCAGTGAGTTTTCGAATTCGTCAATTAGAGCAGGGCTTAGGCGTAAATTTATTTATTCGCCAGCGCAATAATATTCAACTAACGGCTCCGGGTGAGCGCTTGTTGCCGCATGCACAAATGATTATTACTGGAATGCAAAGGGCCAAAGTGGATGTTGCACTTGCAGATAATATGCATAAGCAAATCAGCTTGGCTGGGACTCCTAATATTTGGGATGCGTTTTTACAGTTTGGTATTACAAATATAGTATCGGCTATGCCCGGTGTATCTTTGGTGGCAGAGGTAAAAGCACAACAAGAGAGTACTCGATTACTATTAGAGCGCACCCTTGATCTAGCCATTTTATTTGATCCACCAAAAGTAGACGAACTCGTTGTTGAACGAATTTGTGAACTACCTATTATTCCGGTTAGTGGCTACGATACCGCAACAGGCGATAACTTTTTTGATAATCAATATGTTTATGTTGATTGGGGAACTACGTTTTCTCTTTGGCACGCCCGTCAGTTTACCGGTAAAACGCCGCCTTATTTTAGAACCAGTACCGGACGTATAGCCCTTGATTTAATACTGCAATGTGGCGGCAGTGCGTTTATTCCACAGGTATTAGTTAAAGACCATTTAGAAAAAGGCGAACTTTTTCATGTAAAAGGGGTAGAAAATACGTCAAGAGATGTATTTGTTGCCTATCATAGAGATAACGAACAGAAAGAGTTAATAGAAACTCTGGTTAATTTGCTGTCGCAAATGACACCGAGTTTACTGAAACAAAGTAAGTAG
- a CDS encoding mechanosensitive ion channel family protein: MLSIPSITEAEKLIEEKLGGWFDVVISHIPNFIVAVIIAIIFSFIARLAGKGMKKVLRRSLDSTQIADLMASIFKVIVLSVGVFIALDFMGLKSTVTSLLAGAGIVGLAIGFAFQDMTENLIAGIAMGIRKPFKAGDVIETDNVFGSVHSINLRNTLIESFYGQLILVPNKILFRNVLRNYSTLGVRRIEVPVGISYADDIEKASEVIVEKINQFDFVIRKDETAVYAEGFGDSSINLLVWFWIKYPGEPDFMTVRHKGVVAVKQALDAADISIPFPIRTLDFGIKGGEKLDAMISDKISQQSTSKEADSNTDTSQESN; this comes from the coding sequence ATGCTCTCAATTCCCTCAATTACAGAAGCCGAAAAACTCATAGAAGAGAAGCTCGGCGGTTGGTTTGATGTTGTTATAAGTCATATCCCTAACTTTATAGTCGCGGTGATTATTGCGATTATATTTTCATTTATTGCCCGCCTTGCAGGCAAAGGAATGAAAAAAGTATTGCGTCGTTCCCTCGATTCTACTCAAATTGCCGACTTAATGGCCTCCATTTTTAAAGTCATTGTTTTGAGTGTAGGAGTCTTTATTGCCCTTGATTTTATGGGTTTAAAAAGTACCGTTACGTCACTACTTGCGGGTGCAGGTATTGTTGGTCTCGCCATTGGTTTTGCTTTTCAAGATATGACCGAAAACCTAATTGCGGGTATTGCTATGGGTATTCGTAAACCGTTCAAAGCGGGTGATGTTATCGAGACCGATAACGTATTTGGTTCAGTGCATTCAATAAATTTACGTAACACACTAATAGAGAGCTTTTACGGGCAGTTGATACTGGTTCCTAATAAAATACTATTTAGAAATGTACTGCGTAATTACAGCACTTTAGGGGTCAGAAGAATAGAAGTACCAGTAGGTATTTCTTACGCTGACGATATAGAAAAAGCCAGTGAAGTTATTGTCGAAAAAATTAATCAATTCGACTTTGTGATCCGCAAAGATGAGACCGCGGTGTACGCAGAAGGCTTTGGTGATAGCAGTATAAACTTATTGGTATGGTTTTGGATTAAATACCCTGGTGAGCCCGATTTTATGACGGTGCGTCACAAAGGTGTTGTGGCAGTAAAGCAAGCACTCGATGCTGCTGATATAAGTATTCCGTTTCCTATTCGTACGTTGGATTTCGGTATTAAAGGCGGTGAAAAACTCGATGCCATGATAAGCGATAAAATAAGTCAGCAGTCAACTAGTAAAGAGGCTGATAGCAACACTGATACAAGCCAGGAAAGCAATTAA
- a CDS encoding DUF413 domain-containing protein gives MSNDISLLRQAFVSQRQFYDDQNFPRGFSRSGHFTLLEASILEQHGVVLKSLYNKTVEPQNEYQQQFVNAISGIIEPSNPIERAWVKYLKLTTCKTKFHTLFGRSKISGPTPISQDYYSEADNL, from the coding sequence ATGAGCAATGATATTTCACTACTTCGTCAAGCATTTGTTAGTCAACGTCAGTTTTATGATGATCAAAACTTTCCACGCGGATTTAGCCGCAGCGGACACTTTACCTTGTTAGAGGCAAGTATTTTAGAACAGCACGGTGTTGTTTTAAAAAGTTTGTATAACAAAACAGTTGAGCCGCAAAACGAATATCAACAACAATTTGTAAATGCAATAAGTGGCATCATAGAGCCAAGTAACCCCATTGAGCGAGCATGGGTTAAATACTTAAAGCTAACAACCTGCAAAACAAAATTTCATACATTATTTGGTCGCTCAAAAATTTCAGGGCCAACACCAATCAGCCAAGATTATTATTCTGAGGCTGACAATCTATAA
- a CDS encoding iron ABC transporter permease — protein MTVFSNHTVALIAALLCALLSLFIALSFGAAPTSLADVYQSLTFSNEALFTSRIIIELRMPRTLLAFLAGSGLAIAGLILQTVTRNPLADPYLFGISSGASLGVVILMSFVGAGAGIALSGAALTGSLVAMGLLILIAGSQRNAQVESMLLAGVALSFLFSAFTSLLLYWSDPQAVAAILFWTLGSFAKAQWQSLLLPVLVIIVCTIIMLGFRRQLNAMLLGDESATTLGVRVHRFRILMLILSSLITAVLVANCGGIGFVGLMVPHIVRFFISQGSRVGLLMTGLVGGIFMVWVDVLARSLLSNQELPIGVITAAIGSLFFLSILYFRKRQLVVQ, from the coding sequence ATGACGGTTTTTTCTAACCATACCGTTGCATTAATCGCTGCGCTACTATGCGCACTATTAAGTTTATTTATTGCACTGAGTTTTGGTGCGGCACCCACGTCGCTCGCAGATGTATATCAAAGCTTAACCTTTTCAAACGAGGCTTTATTCACCAGCCGTATTATTATTGAATTAAGAATGCCACGTACTTTACTGGCTTTTTTAGCTGGGAGTGGCTTAGCGATTGCAGGTTTAATACTACAAACAGTCACCCGTAACCCCTTAGCAGATCCTTACTTATTTGGTATTTCGTCCGGCGCTTCATTAGGTGTGGTTATACTAATGTCTTTTGTGGGAGCAGGGGCGGGTATTGCGCTATCTGGGGCGGCATTAACCGGTAGTTTAGTGGCGATGGGATTATTAATTTTAATTGCTGGCAGCCAGCGTAATGCCCAAGTTGAATCGATGTTATTGGCGGGGGTAGCCTTATCATTTTTATTTAGTGCTTTTACTAGTTTGTTACTTTATTGGAGCGATCCACAAGCAGTCGCGGCTATTTTATTTTGGACTTTAGGTAGTTTTGCTAAAGCACAGTGGCAGTCGCTGCTATTACCTGTCTTAGTCATTATAGTCTGTACAATAATCATGTTGGGTTTTAGGCGTCAGCTTAATGCCATGTTGTTAGGCGATGAAAGTGCGACAACGCTTGGCGTAAGAGTACATCGTTTTAGAATTTTAATGCTTATTTTAAGCTCGTTGATCACGGCCGTGTTAGTTGCCAACTGTGGTGGTATTGGTTTTGTTGGCTTGATGGTGCCACACATAGTGCGCTTTTTTATCTCTCAAGGTAGCCGCGTTGGATTATTAATGACTGGATTAGTCGGGGGAATATTTATGGTGTGGGTCGATGTGCTCGCTCGCTCACTATTAAGTAATCAAGAGTTGCCAATCGGAGTGATCACGGCGGCTATCGGCAGTCTATTCTTTTTAAGTATATTGTATTTTCGTAAGCGTCAGCTGGTGGTTCAATAA
- the ung gene encoding uracil-DNA glycosylase has protein sequence MSNWSSFLNHELSQAYMQQTLEYVANKRSNGIAVFPPEPQVFNAFDATPLSDIKVVILGQDPYHGEGQAHGLCFSVLPEVKKLPPSLKNIYKELVTDINGFITPEHGYLQSWADQGVFLLNTVLTVEQGQAHSHKHLGWEQFTDNVITHINEHCQGVVFILWGAHAQKKGKSIDRQRHHVLSGPHPSPLSAHRGFFGCQHFSKTNELLIAQGAQPINWQV, from the coding sequence ATGAGCAACTGGTCATCTTTTTTAAATCACGAACTTAGCCAAGCATATATGCAGCAAACCCTTGAATATGTTGCGAATAAACGATCAAACGGTATTGCTGTGTTTCCACCAGAACCGCAGGTGTTTAACGCGTTTGATGCAACTCCACTTAGTGACATTAAAGTGGTTATATTAGGTCAAGACCCTTACCATGGAGAAGGGCAAGCGCATGGCTTGTGTTTTTCTGTATTGCCTGAAGTTAAAAAGCTCCCGCCTTCACTTAAAAATATTTATAAAGAGTTAGTGACGGACATTAATGGTTTTATTACACCGGAGCATGGCTATTTACAAAGCTGGGCAGATCAAGGTGTGTTTTTGCTTAATACCGTACTAACAGTAGAGCAAGGGCAAGCCCATTCCCATAAACATTTAGGTTGGGAGCAATTTACCGATAACGTAATTACTCATATAAATGAGCATTGCCAAGGAGTGGTGTTTATTTTGTGGGGCGCACATGCACAAAAAAAAGGTAAAAGCATTGATCGCCAGCGCCATCATGTATTGTCTGGGCCGCACCCTTCACCGCTTTCAGCGCATCGCGGCTTTTTTGGCTGTCAGCACTTTTCAAAAACCAATGAGCTGTTAATAGCGCAAGGAGCACAGCCCATTAATTGGCAAGTATAG
- a CDS encoding cobyric acid synthase: MKTLMVQGTTSDAGKSTLVAALCRVFANQGVNVAPFKPQNMALNSAVTHDGGEIGRAQALQAVAAKVAPEIDFNPILLKPNSDTGAQVIIHGRAISNMEADSYHDYKKVAMEAVLTSHNRLAKRFDLLLVEGAGSPAEINLRANDIANMGYAEKVDCPVIIIADIDKGGVFAHLVGTLALLSESEQARVKGFVINRFRGDISLLQGGLDWLEEYTGKPVLGVLPYLHDLALDAEDAVAIDNNVTEASINIAVLLVPHISNHTDFDALRLHPNINITYVRHTQTIPDVDLIIVPGSKNVLSDLVFLKNEGWDKQIKRHLRYGGKVLGICGGMQMLGNTICDPNAVESSLGQIAGLALSDFDTTLGEQKVLSQVNATISLNQQQVACQGYEIHAGISKGQALNKPLIHFNKHPNGFTTDGFISDDNAIAGTYLHGLFDNAAATELLLKWLKPDSEISGISINEHRERQLERLAEMCQTHLNIEQIIKIYQGHNND; encoded by the coding sequence ATGAAAACACTAATGGTACAAGGCACTACCTCAGATGCGGGTAAAAGTACCCTGGTTGCAGCACTTTGCAGAGTGTTTGCTAATCAAGGTGTTAATGTTGCGCCGTTTAAACCGCAAAATATGGCGCTTAATAGTGCCGTAACTCATGATGGCGGTGAAATTGGTAGAGCACAAGCATTACAAGCCGTTGCGGCAAAAGTAGCACCTGAAATAGACTTCAACCCGATATTACTCAAACCCAATAGTGATACCGGCGCGCAAGTTATTATTCATGGTAGGGCTATTAGCAATATGGAAGCCGACTCTTACCATGACTATAAAAAAGTGGCTATGGAAGCGGTATTAACCTCGCATAATCGTTTAGCTAAACGCTTTGACTTATTGTTGGTTGAAGGGGCTGGTAGCCCAGCTGAAATTAACTTACGCGCAAACGATATCGCCAATATGGGCTACGCCGAAAAGGTTGATTGCCCGGTTATTATTATTGCTGATATTGATAAAGGGGGTGTGTTTGCTCACCTAGTAGGGACTTTGGCGCTATTAAGCGAATCAGAGCAAGCACGGGTAAAAGGCTTTGTGATTAACCGTTTTCGTGGTGACATTAGCCTATTACAAGGCGGGTTAGATTGGCTTGAAGAGTATACAGGTAAACCTGTGTTAGGGGTGTTACCCTACCTACACGATTTAGCACTTGATGCCGAAGATGCCGTTGCCATAGATAATAATGTGACCGAAGCCAGCATTAATATTGCGGTGCTGCTAGTGCCTCATATTAGTAACCATACCGATTTTGATGCACTGCGATTACACCCAAATATAAATATAACCTATGTGCGCCATACTCAAACAATTCCTGATGTTGATTTAATTATTGTGCCTGGCAGTAAAAATGTACTCAGCGATTTGGTATTTTTAAAAAATGAAGGCTGGGATAAGCAAATTAAACGCCATTTACGCTATGGTGGCAAAGTATTGGGTATTTGCGGCGGTATGCAAATGCTAGGTAATACGATTTGTGACCCTAATGCGGTGGAATCATCATTAGGGCAAATAGCTGGGTTAGCGCTTAGTGATTTTGATACCACATTAGGTGAACAAAAAGTGCTAAGCCAAGTAAACGCCACTATTAGTTTAAACCAGCAGCAGGTTGCTTGTCAGGGTTACGAAATACATGCTGGGATCAGTAAAGGTCAAGCGCTCAATAAACCACTTATTCACTTTAATAAACACCCCAATGGCTTTACTACGGATGGTTTTATTAGTGACGATAATGCCATTGCTGGTACTTATTTACATGGCTTATTTGACAACGCAGCCGCTACAGAGCTGCTATTAAAGTGGCTAAAACCAGACAGTGAAATTAGTGGTATCAGCATCAATGAGCATCGCGAGCGCCAGCTAGAACGCCTCGCTGAAATGTGCCAAACACATTTAAACATTGAACAAATTATTAAAATTTACCAAGGACATAACAATGACTGA
- the tal gene encoding transaldolase, with product MTSALQRLKQHSSIVADTGDIEAIKKHQPEDATTNPSLLLKASEIEAYKPYLDKAWQYAKETEQQPAKQLELACDYFAVLLGKEISEIVPGYISTEVDARLSFDTQATINKAHTLLSLYEKEGVSKDKILIKVASTWEGIKAAEQLEKEGTKCNLTLLFSDAQARACADANVFLISPFVGRILDWHVANGMEKPTDPLQDPGVQSVRSIFEFYKRHDYKTVVMGASFRNTGEIIALTGCDKLTISPNLLEELGNLEDAQEYLLESDIAKEPKPEPLSEAQFRWLHNQDAMATEKLAEGIRSFADAQEQLEARFKAM from the coding sequence ATGACTAGCGCTCTACAAAGGCTTAAACAACATTCTTCTATCGTGGCCGACACGGGCGATATAGAAGCCATAAAAAAACATCAACCTGAAGATGCGACTACCAATCCATCGCTGCTTTTAAAAGCGAGCGAGATTGAAGCTTACAAACCTTATCTAGATAAAGCATGGCAATACGCTAAAGAAACCGAGCAACAGCCTGCAAAACAACTAGAGCTGGCTTGTGATTATTTTGCAGTATTACTTGGTAAAGAAATTAGCGAAATTGTACCGGGTTATATTTCTACTGAAGTTGATGCACGTTTATCATTTGATACTCAAGCAACAATTAATAAAGCACATACGCTATTGAGCCTTTACGAAAAAGAAGGCGTAAGCAAAGACAAGATTTTAATTAAAGTAGCGTCAACATGGGAAGGCATTAAAGCCGCAGAACAGTTAGAAAAAGAAGGCACTAAATGTAACTTAACGCTTTTATTTAGTGATGCTCAAGCCCGTGCCTGTGCTGATGCAAACGTATTTTTAATTTCGCCATTTGTTGGCAGAATTTTAGATTGGCACGTAGCAAACGGTATGGAAAAACCAACCGACCCGCTACAAGATCCTGGTGTACAATCGGTGCGTAGTATTTTTGAGTTTTATAAACGTCACGATTACAAAACGGTTGTTATGGGCGCAAGCTTTCGTAACACCGGCGAAATTATTGCCCTTACAGGCTGCGATAAGCTAACAATTAGCCCTAATCTTTTAGAAGAGCTAGGTAATTTAGAAGACGCACAAGAATACTTACTAGAGAGCGATATTGCTAAAGAGCCAAAACCAGAGCCACTTAGCGAAGCACAGTTCCGTTGGTTACATAACCAAGATGCTATGGCTACTGAGAAACTAGCTGAAGGTATTCGCTCATTTGCAGATGCGCAAGAGCAATTAGAAGCACGCTTTAAAGCGATGTAA
- the cobO gene encoding cob(I)yrinic acid a,c-diamide adenosyltransferase, translating into MTESTNDKHQQRQQKVKEQVDARVAAAQQEKGIFQVITGNGKGKSTSGFGVVARCVGHGKKAAVCQFIKGTWECGERNLLQGAGVEFAVMNTGFTWDTQNKEADTAAAQATWQESKRMLSDSSIDVVLLDELTYMVTYGYIDLEEVVAAINNRPAMQSVIITGRAAHRTLIELADTVSEVRNVKHAFESGVKALKGFDY; encoded by the coding sequence ATGACTGAATCAACAAACGACAAGCACCAACAGCGCCAGCAAAAAGTAAAAGAACAAGTTGATGCTCGAGTAGCAGCGGCACAGCAAGAAAAAGGCATTTTTCAGGTTATTACTGGTAATGGCAAAGGTAAATCAACCTCTGGTTTTGGTGTGGTTGCACGCTGTGTTGGCCATGGTAAAAAGGCCGCGGTATGTCAGTTCATTAAAGGTACATGGGAATGTGGTGAGCGTAATTTACTACAAGGTGCTGGAGTTGAATTTGCTGTTATGAACACAGGTTTTACTTGGGATACGCAAAATAAAGAGGCCGATACTGCGGCAGCACAAGCAACATGGCAAGAGTCAAAGCGGATGCTAAGCGACAGCAGTATCGATGTGGTATTACTCGATGAGCTCACCTATATGGTGACCTATGGCTATATCGACCTTGAGGAAGTGGTTGCTGCAATTAACAACCGACCTGCAATGCAATCGGTAATTATTACTGGCCGTGCTGCGCACCGTACCTTAATTGAGCTGGCCGATACCGTAAGTGAAGTGCGTAATGTAAAGCATGCGTTTGAGTCGGGCGTAAAAGCACTAAAAGGCTTTGATTACTAA
- the yaaA gene encoding peroxide stress protein YaaA, translating to MITVISPAKNLDYDTPPATDKFTQPELLEHSEALMKVCRELTPAQIGSLMKISDKLAGLNAARFSEWAQPFTTSNAKQAVLAFNGDVYGGLDADTLTAKQLDYAQEHLRILSGLYGLLKPLDLMQAYRLEMGTKLENSRGKNLYEFWGSIIANKLNDVLAAQDAQYLVNLASNEYFKAVDKKTLNAQIITPHFKDCKNGQYKVISFYAKKARGMMARYLIENQVTQLSQLKEFTVAGYYFSSEATTKELEPVFLREEQS from the coding sequence ATGATCACTGTTATTTCACCAGCAAAGAATCTTGATTACGACACGCCACCCGCAACAGATAAGTTCACTCAACCTGAATTACTTGAGCACAGCGAAGCGCTCATGAAAGTATGCCGTGAACTAACTCCTGCGCAGATTGGCAGTTTAATGAAAATTAGCGATAAGCTCGCGGGCCTTAATGCAGCACGTTTTAGTGAGTGGGCGCAACCGTTTACTACGAGTAATGCTAAACAGGCTGTGCTTGCCTTTAATGGCGATGTATATGGCGGTTTAGATGCCGACACCCTAACGGCTAAGCAACTTGATTATGCTCAAGAGCATTTACGTATACTCTCGGGTTTATACGGATTATTAAAACCGCTTGATCTAATGCAAGCCTACCGCCTGGAAATGGGTACAAAGCTTGAAAACAGCCGTGGTAAAAACCTATATGAGTTTTGGGGCAGTATTATTGCTAATAAACTTAACGACGTTTTAGCGGCACAAGATGCACAATACTTAGTTAATTTAGCGTCTAACGAATACTTTAAAGCGGTAGATAAAAAAACGCTTAACGCACAAATTATTACGCCACATTTTAAAGACTGTAAAAACGGCCAATATAAAGTGATTAGCTTTTACGCTAAAAAAGCGCGCGGCATGATGGCGCGTTACCTTATCGAAAACCAAGTCACGCAATTAAGTCAGCTTAAAGAGTTTACCGTGGCCGGTTATTACTTTAGCTCAGAAGCAACCACTAAAGAACTTGAACCGGTATTTTTGCGCGAAGAGCAAAGCTAA